Proteins from one Flavobacterium branchiarum genomic window:
- a CDS encoding DUF2490 domain-containing protein yields the protein MKKLIIIFTLLFFTFQTVAQISPPGLGHSEMPSWFAAGIRNRLDSKWESMSYLGIGFKDMTAINSNKNPTILVLNQEFIRQLKNNWNYSLALSLRNQKQQISSTNQTLDQQEIRFYGRLSHAFKFSKLKLTPTFRQELRKFFSPKNLIDSESLALRSRLRLQLSINLNEEASKKIIISSEQLFSAEKNELSKKWSDLKYKESRFLIYYSVTPRKSNITFDIGYMNNLVGGNNPYAVNYLSLDLIFNYRKKN from the coding sequence ATGAAAAAGCTCATAATCATTTTTACACTTTTATTTTTTACATTTCAAACCGTAGCACAAATCAGTCCACCAGGATTAGGACATTCTGAAATGCCCAGCTGGTTTGCAGCCGGAATAAGAAATAGACTAGATTCTAAATGGGAATCGATGAGTTATTTAGGAATTGGATTCAAAGACATGACAGCAATCAACTCTAATAAAAATCCCACTATTTTGGTTCTAAATCAGGAATTTATCAGACAATTAAAAAATAACTGGAACTACTCTTTAGCTTTAAGTTTGAGAAATCAAAAACAACAAATCTCTTCAACCAATCAAACTTTAGATCAACAGGAAATAAGGTTTTACGGGAGACTATCTCATGCTTTTAAATTTTCAAAACTAAAATTGACTCCTACTTTTAGACAGGAACTAAGAAAATTCTTTTCTCCAAAAAACCTCATAGATTCCGAATCTTTAGCCTTGAGAAGCAGACTGAGATTACAGTTGAGTATTAATCTAAATGAAGAAGCTTCTAAAAAAATAATTATAAGTTCCGAACAACTATTTTCAGCTGAAAAAAATGAATTATCAAAAAAATGGAGTGATTTAAAATATAAGGAAAGTCGATTCTTAATATATTATTCGGTAACACCAAGAAAATCAAATATAACTTTTGACATTGGCTACATGAATAATTTAGTTGGAGGAAACAATCCCTATGCTGTAAATTATCTGTCGCTAGATTTAATTTTCAACTATAGAAAAAAAAATTAG